One part of the Drosophila teissieri strain GT53w chromosome 3R, Prin_Dtei_1.1, whole genome shotgun sequence genome encodes these proteins:
- the LOC122621640 gene encoding cAMP-dependent protein kinase catalytic subunit 2 isoform X1, which yields MSQHTTQYVFNSKEDYNITLDTMSREFEERWNHQTQSPYTNLENYITRAVLGNGSFGTVMLVREKGGKNYYAAKMMSKEDLVRLKQVAHVHNEKHVLNAARFPFLIYLVDSTKCFDYLYLILPLVNGGELFSYHRRVRKFNEKHARFYAAQVALALEYMHRMHLMYRDLKPENILLDQRGYIKITDFGFTKRVDGRTSTLCGTPEYLAPEIVQLRPYNKSVDWWAFGILVYEFVAGRSPFAIHNRDVILMYSKICVCDYKMPSYFTAQLRSLIESLMQVDTTKRLGNSNEGASDVKGHPWFQGVDWFGILNQEVSAPYLPTVSGAEDLSNFENFELKDRYKSRINRHPELFANF from the exons ATGAGCCAGCACACTACGCAGTACGTTTTCAACTCCAAGGAAGACTACAACATCACCCTAGACACCATGAGTCGCGAGTTCGAAGAGCGGTGGAACCACCAGACCCAGTCGCCCTACACCAACCTGGAGAACTATATAACCAGGGCCGTGCTCGGCAACGGAAGTTTTGGCACTGTG ATGCTGGTCAGGGAGAAGGGTGGCAAGAACTACTATGCCGCCAAGATGATGAGCAAGGAGGATCTGGTGCGGCTGAAGCAGGTGGCCCACGTACACAACGAGAAGCACGTCCTGAATGCCGCCCGATTCCCGTTCCTCATCTACCTGGTGGACTCGACGAAGTGCTTCGACTACCTCTACCTGATCCTCCCGCTGGTCAATGGAGGTGAGCTGTTCAGCTACCATCGCAG AGTTCGCAAGTTCAACGAGAAGCATGCCAGATTCTATGCCGCCCAGGTGGCACTGGCCCTCGAGTATATGCACCGGATGCACCTCATGTACCGTGATCTGAAGCCGGAGAACATTCTGCTCGATCAGCGCGGCTACATCAAAATCACGGACTTTGGTTTCACAAAG CGTGTGGATGGCCGCACCTCGACGCTGTGTGGAACCCCGGAGTACTTGGCCCCGGAGATCGTTCAACTCCGGCCGTACAACAAGTCGGTGGACTGGTGGGCCTTCGGCATCCTGGTGTACGAGTTTGTGGCAGGACGCTCTCCCTTCGCCATTCACAATCGCGATGTTATTCTGATGTACTCCAAGATCTGCGTGTGCGACTACAAGATGCCCTCGTACTTTACGGCCCAGCTGAGGAGTCTCATCGAGAGTCTCATGCAGGTGGACACCACCAAGCG TTTAGGAAACTCGAACGAGGGCGCCAGCGACGTGAAGGGTCATCCGTGGTTCCAGGGCGTGGATTGGTTTGGCATTCTTAACCAGGAGGTCAGCGCCCCCTACTTGCCCACCGTTTCCGGGGCCGAGGATCTGTCCAACTTTGAGAACTTCGAGTTGAAGGATCGCTACAAGTCCCGAATAAACCGCCATCCCGAATTGTTtgcgaatttttaa
- the LOC122621635 gene encoding uncharacterized protein LOC122621635, whose amino-acid sequence MKAVLCAIFVTLLAAFGHGLPTQLEDESQGSFAGQVSQLIALQLLKFNKDIDANQVHSPLGVASILAVLAEASEGDTYSEFQQVFGYPKDRTKLRDAYKRILGSYQNRDAAVALPSFQTWLYIYRNNSAREEFKDLLEKHYYVDVKDISRQEYDWNEPNTSLQLSEEKDNADSTEGSTEQSNSKDVIGFETLKRIKLDDEDIPAIPADGYGQEIIDKEASKFDRDVDDKQYVEKPVAQAEAELLQKEQKQQATTESELESQPEETTTLAVEKQEKPDVAAEENPAEKQQNKRSDQEESQIKNLEENETVQEEEKLAKIMAATALTAGEPEKVRLPLQKLENAVKSAAKDGADEIMLALESHLPSVSRVNGARSLFQQDDITSALSANSITGRSAGSKSKMLLFNGLYYRGSWANPFYQLRDGSDEFFFMTNEDAMKAPMMHARGKFQVADLPQLKARVLSLPYETSRYALCIVLPDETEGLSDVISQLQTSDFLLAKKQFQMKELHVSLPKFQVEETSRSEAMLKQMGLKKVFSRSEAQLGLLSEDPDVHVDEIVQFVNVRVDEGGSSANSLSAATMQARTPSVESTVLPVPEPEPELPGVERFEVNRPFAYFIVDCQEQFVLASGKIYTPEFKEDLPSVSVEVELEQS is encoded by the exons ATGAAAGCGGTTCTCTGCGCGATTTTTGTCACTTTGCTGGCCGCCTTTGGCCACGGATTGCCCACCCAGCTGGAGGATGAGAGTCAGGGATCCTTTGCCGGCCAGGTTTCCCAGCTGATTGCTCTGCAGCTGCTGAAGTTCAACAAGGACATCGATGCCAATCAGGTGCATTCTCCATTGGGTGTCGCCTCCATTCTGGCCGTTTTGGCAGAGGCTTCCGAAGGCGATACCTACTCGGAGTTCCAGCAGGTCTTCGGCTACCCCAAGGATCGCACCAAGTTGAGGGATGCCTACAAGAGGATCCTGGGCAGCTACCAGAACAGAGATGCTGCAGTGGCCCTGCCTTCCTTCCAGACCTGGCTGTACATCTACCGGAACAACAGTGCCCGCGAGGAGTTCAAGGATCTGCTCGAGAAGCACTACTATGTGGACGTGAAGGATATCAGTCGGCAGGAGTACGACTGGAACGAGCCCAACACCTCGCTGCAGCTGTCGGAGGAGAAGGACAACGCAGATTCCACCGAGGGCAGCACCGAACAGAGCAACAGCAAGGACGTCATTGGATTCGAGACCCTTAAGCGAATTAAGCTGGACGACGAGGACATCCCTGCCATACCAGCCGATGGCTATGGTCAGGAAATCATCGACAAAGAGGCCTCCAAGTTCGATCGCGACGTGGATGACAAGCAGTATGTGGAAAAACCAGTTGCCCAGGCTGAGGCCGAGCTGCTGCAGAAAgaacagaagcagcaggcgACCACAGAATCTGAGTTGGAGTCCCAGCCCGAGGAAACGACCACTCTGGCTGtggaaaaacaggaaaaaccAGACGTGGCAGCCGAGGAAAACccagcagaaaagcagcagaacaaGCGCAGCGACCAGGAGGAGAGCCAGATCAAGAACCTCGAGGAGAACGAGACGgtgcaggaggaggagaagctggccaagatcaTGGCAGCCACCGCTTTGACCGCCGGTGAACCCGAGAAGGTGCGTCTGCCCCTCCAGAAGCTGGAAAACGCCGTGAAGTCGGCGGCCAAGGATGGCGCTGATGAAATCATGCTTGCTCTGGAGTCGCACCTGCCTTCTGTCAGTCGG GTCAATGGCGCACGTAGCTTGTTCCAGCAGGACGACATCACCTCTGCCCTGAGTGCCAACTCCATCACGGGACGCTCGGCAGGATCCAAGTCCAAGATGCTGCTCTTCAACGGACTCTACTACCGCGGCAGCTGGGCCAATCCCTTCTACCAGCTGCGAGATGGCAGCGATGAGTTCTTCTTCATGACCAACGAGGACGCCATGAAGGCGCCCATGATGCATGCCCGTGGCAAATTCCAGGTGGCAGATCTTCCGCAGCTCAAAGCCCGAGTTCTAAGTCTGCCCTACGAAACCTCACGATATGCCCTGTGCATTGTGCTGCCCGATGAAACGGAGGGACTGAGTGATGTGATTTCCCAGCTGCAGACGAGTGACTTCCTGTTGGCCAAGAAGCAGTTCCAAATGAAGGAGCTGCATGTGTCACTGCCCAAGTTCCAAGTGGAGGAGACCTCCCGCTCCGAGGCCATGCTCAAGCAGATGGGCCTGAAGAAGGTCTTCTCGAGGAGCGAAGCTCAGTTGGGCTTGCTCTCCGAGGATCCCGACGTCCACGTGGATGAGATAGTCCAGTTTGTGAATGTCCGCGTGGACGAGGGCGGCAGCAGTGCCAACTCCTTGTCAGCGGCCACCATGCAGGCCAGAACTCCCAGCGTGGAGTCCACGGTTCTTCCAGTTCCCGAACCCGAGCCCGAACTGCCAGGCGTGGAACGCTTCGAGGTGAATCGTCCTTTTGCCTACTTCATTGTCGACTGCCAGGAGCAGTTCGTCCTGGCCTCCGGCAAAATCTACACGCCCGAGTTCAAGGAGGATCTGCCCTCGGTTTCCGTCgaagtggagctggagcagtcTTAG
- the LOC122621640 gene encoding cAMP-dependent protein kinase catalytic subunit 2 isoform X2 produces the protein MSQHTTQYVFNSKEDYNITLDTMSREFEERWNHQTQSPYTNLENYITRAVLGNGSFGTVMLVREKGGKNYYAAKMMSKEDLVRLKQVAHVHNEKHVLNAARFPFLIYLVDSTKCFDYLYLILPLVNGGELFSYHRRVRKFNEKHARFYAAQVALALEYMHRMHLMYRDLKPENILLDQRGYIKITDFGFTKRVDGRTSTLCGTPEYLAPEIVQLRPYNKSVDWWAFGILVYEFVAGRSPFAIHNRDVILMYSKICVCDYKMPSYFTAQLRSLIESLMQVDTTKRKLERGRQRREGSSVVPGRGLVWHS, from the exons ATGAGCCAGCACACTACGCAGTACGTTTTCAACTCCAAGGAAGACTACAACATCACCCTAGACACCATGAGTCGCGAGTTCGAAGAGCGGTGGAACCACCAGACCCAGTCGCCCTACACCAACCTGGAGAACTATATAACCAGGGCCGTGCTCGGCAACGGAAGTTTTGGCACTGTG ATGCTGGTCAGGGAGAAGGGTGGCAAGAACTACTATGCCGCCAAGATGATGAGCAAGGAGGATCTGGTGCGGCTGAAGCAGGTGGCCCACGTACACAACGAGAAGCACGTCCTGAATGCCGCCCGATTCCCGTTCCTCATCTACCTGGTGGACTCGACGAAGTGCTTCGACTACCTCTACCTGATCCTCCCGCTGGTCAATGGAGGTGAGCTGTTCAGCTACCATCGCAG AGTTCGCAAGTTCAACGAGAAGCATGCCAGATTCTATGCCGCCCAGGTGGCACTGGCCCTCGAGTATATGCACCGGATGCACCTCATGTACCGTGATCTGAAGCCGGAGAACATTCTGCTCGATCAGCGCGGCTACATCAAAATCACGGACTTTGGTTTCACAAAG CGTGTGGATGGCCGCACCTCGACGCTGTGTGGAACCCCGGAGTACTTGGCCCCGGAGATCGTTCAACTCCGGCCGTACAACAAGTCGGTGGACTGGTGGGCCTTCGGCATCCTGGTGTACGAGTTTGTGGCAGGACGCTCTCCCTTCGCCATTCACAATCGCGATGTTATTCTGATGTACTCCAAGATCTGCGTGTGCGACTACAAGATGCCCTCGTACTTTACGGCCCAGCTGAGGAGTCTCATCGAGAGTCTCATGCAGGTGGACACCACCAAGCG GAAACTCGAACGAGGGCGCCAGCGACGTGAAGGGTCATCCGTGGTTCCAGGGCGTGGATTGGTTTGGCATTCTTAA
- the LOC122621639 gene encoding cAMP-dependent protein kinase catalytic subunit 2, whose product MGPQPEQAHMHFSPKVDYILILDKLREDFNKKFATNTPSPCTGLDDYEIKATLGSGSFGKVQLVRERESGIYYASKQLSKDQIVKTKQVSHVMSEKNVLRSMTFPNTVNLIASYKDFDSLYLVLPLIGGGELFTYHRKVRKFTEKQARFYAAQVFLALEYLHHCSLLYRDLKPENIMMDKNGYLKVTDFGFAKKVETRTMTLCGTPEYLPPEIIQSKPYGTSVDWWAFGVLVFEFVAGHSPFSAHNRDVMSMYNKICEADYKMPSYFSGSLRHLVDHLLQVDLSKRFGNLINGNRDIKEHEWFKDVEWIPLLNQTVNAPYVPNISNPEDISNFDKVSDKPRPKAKTMRHEEAFADF is encoded by the exons ATGGGACCCCAGCCGGAGCAAGCGCACATGCACTTCAGTCCCAAGGTGGACTACATCCTCATCCTGGACAAGTTGCGCGAGGACTTCAACAAGAAGTTCGCCACGAACACGCCATCACCGTGTACAGGATTGGATGACTACGAGATTAAGGCGACCCTCGGTTCCGGATCCTTCGGCAAGGTGCAGTTGGTGCGGGAGCGCGAGTCCGGCATCTATTACGCATCCAAGCAGCTCAGCAAGGATCAGATCGTGAAGACCAAGCAGGTGAGCCACGTGATGAGCGAGAAGAACGTGCTGCGTTCGATGACGTTCCCGAACACGGTCAACCTGATAGCCTCCTACAAGGACTTCGACAGCCTCTACCTCGTCCTGCCACTGATCGGTGGCGGAGAGCTCTTCACCTACCACCGAAA GGTGCGAAAGTTTACGGAGAAACAGGCTCGTTTCTATGCCGCCCAGGTGTTTTTGGCTCTGGAGTATCTGCACCATTGCAGTCTGCTCTATAGAGACCTCAAGCCGGAGAACATAATGATGGATAAGAACGGATACTTGAAAGTAACCGATTTCGGATTTGCCAAG AAAGTGGAAACCCGTACGATGACGTTGTGCGGCACCCCGGAGTACCTGCCTCCGGAGATTATCCAATCGAAGCCGTATGGCACCAGCGTGGACTGGTGGGCCTTTGGCGTACTGGTCTTTGAGTTCGTCGCCGGACACTCGCCCTTTTCAGCCCACAATCGCGATGTGATGAGCATGTACAACAAGATCTGCGAGGCGGACTACAAGATGCCCAGCTACTTCAGTGGATCCCTGCGTCATTTGGTGGACCATCTGCTGCAGGTGGATCTCTCCAAGCG TTTTGGCAACCTGATCAACGGCAACCGGGACATCAAGGAGCACGAGTGGTTCAAGGACGTGGAGTGGATACCGCTCCTCAATCAGACGGTCAACGCGCCCTATGTGCCCAACATCAGCAATCCCGAGGACATATCCAACTTCGATAAGGTCTCGGACAAGCCGCGGCCCAAGGCCAAAACCATGCGACACGAGGAGGCCTTCGCGGACTTTTAG